One genomic window of Arthrobacter caoxuetaonis includes the following:
- a CDS encoding universal stress protein, whose amino-acid sequence MRYVVGYTATERGRDALNLACAIARSQGASLDVVMVDPEESPYTAVYPPDRSYAGLLAEQMRTWLDEALALVPEDVEARGHIRPADSDARGLIDAAAEFGAELIVVGAGSNGLFKRFTIGSVANALLHAAHIPVALAPRGYSRVAPISRITCAVGERRGAEDVLEVASESAARRGLPLRLVSMLAVDSQDGAAMDEARLHIADRVARAKVLTSGRSEVTGEAAQGRTIENAVDGMEFDDGEILVIGSSRLARQNQLFIGPTASKVLRSLPVPMVVVPRNYTGPAPLGPEFPNTQPGEPQ is encoded by the coding sequence GTGCGTTACGTCGTCGGCTATACAGCCACTGAACGGGGCAGGGACGCGCTGAACCTGGCCTGCGCCATTGCCCGGAGCCAGGGCGCTTCACTGGACGTGGTGATGGTGGATCCCGAGGAATCCCCCTACACAGCGGTCTATCCGCCGGACCGCTCCTATGCCGGCCTGCTGGCCGAACAGATGCGGACCTGGCTGGACGAGGCCCTGGCCCTGGTCCCGGAAGATGTCGAGGCCCGGGGCCATATCCGTCCCGCGGATTCGGACGCCCGCGGACTGATCGATGCGGCAGCCGAGTTCGGTGCCGAACTCATCGTCGTAGGCGCCGGGAGCAACGGCCTCTTCAAACGCTTCACCATCGGCAGCGTTGCCAACGCCCTGCTGCACGCGGCCCACATCCCCGTGGCGCTCGCTCCGCGCGGCTACAGCCGGGTGGCCCCGATTTCGCGGATCACCTGCGCCGTGGGGGAGCGCCGGGGTGCCGAAGACGTGCTTGAGGTCGCCTCGGAATCCGCAGCACGCCGGGGGCTGCCGCTGCGGCTCGTATCGATGCTCGCGGTGGACTCCCAGGACGGAGCTGCCATGGACGAAGCCCGGCTGCACATCGCCGACCGGGTGGCCCGTGCCAAGGTCCTCACGTCCGGACGCAGCGAGGTTACCGGCGAGGCGGCCCAGGGCCGCACCATCGAGAACGCCGTGGACGGCATGGAATTCGACGACGGCGAGATCCTGGTGATCGGATCCAGCCGCCTTGCCCGGCAAAACCAGCTCTTTATCGGCCCCACGGCATCCAAGGTGCTGCGCAGCCTGCCCGTTCCCATGGTGGTGGTGCCGCGCAACTACACCGGACCCGCGCCGTTGGGCCCGGAGTTCCCCAACACCCAGCCAGGAGAACCGCAATGA